The Congregibacter litoralis KT71 genome contains a region encoding:
- a CDS encoding ParB family protein yields the protein MPQNNRSSTTAASTPDDVVATRIEVTRIHHYGRNPRRQQNPEYDRIKASIRAGGLDQPLVISQEPGAADYVLHAGGNTRLSILKELYEETGEEQFYWIDCVVRGWSQESALLFAHLRENELRGSLPFIDKAHAVFDAKSLLEAELSVETLSQRQLETLFRERGFSLGHSMISKMGYAVQTLWPVMPTALSAGLGRPQIEKIRALERAARHIWLHRQLGDESLFDDVFAELCRRYDGSEWDIQPLRHALQHEIAVESEQSEHIIHLEIEACLAGRPFEYPSTPEQDCDDAQPKDEPNKLVASSEASGKSTTAYTSPSHQTAPAGPVIEEGESPDNLSNTTEGSAESVTSTRDLNSLDIPSLRRHLYATALRLAEHHGLGDRVIPLEDHGMGFLVTDVPPAELTETLDQEMLAMVSLLWWQLAACSEVTAAPVDVLLNDLDEFSILHRALASQDAELLFSNVWTLDPGHMGCQFWQQLNPEDWRLLLQMMETYRTLKRCAFDAGLALWDTAEGDS from the coding sequence ATGCCACAGAATAATCGATCTTCCACGACCGCTGCGTCCACACCCGACGATGTCGTTGCCACACGCATCGAGGTCACCCGTATTCACCACTACGGGCGCAATCCCCGCCGTCAGCAAAATCCGGAGTATGACCGTATCAAGGCGTCTATCCGTGCCGGCGGTCTGGATCAGCCGTTAGTGATCTCGCAGGAACCCGGCGCGGCTGACTATGTGCTTCATGCCGGGGGCAATACCCGGCTGAGTATCCTTAAAGAATTGTACGAGGAGACAGGGGAAGAGCAGTTTTACTGGATAGATTGTGTGGTCAGAGGCTGGTCCCAGGAGTCGGCGTTGTTGTTCGCGCACCTGCGGGAGAATGAACTGCGCGGCAGTCTGCCCTTTATCGATAAAGCGCATGCCGTGTTTGACGCCAAATCGTTGCTCGAAGCGGAACTGTCCGTGGAGACTCTTTCACAGCGGCAACTGGAAACCCTGTTCAGGGAGCGAGGCTTCAGCCTCGGTCACAGTATGATCTCTAAAATGGGGTACGCCGTTCAGACACTGTGGCCGGTGATGCCAACCGCATTGAGTGCCGGCCTGGGTCGCCCTCAGATAGAAAAGATTCGGGCTTTGGAGCGTGCGGCTCGCCACATCTGGCTACATCGCCAACTGGGCGATGAAAGCCTGTTTGATGATGTATTCGCTGAATTGTGTCGGCGCTACGATGGCAGTGAGTGGGATATCCAACCACTGCGCCATGCGCTGCAACATGAGATCGCAGTGGAGTCAGAGCAGAGTGAGCACATCATCCATCTCGAAATTGAAGCCTGCCTGGCAGGCCGCCCATTTGAATATCCCTCCACTCCCGAACAAGACTGCGATGACGCGCAGCCAAAGGACGAGCCAAACAAACTAGTGGCCTCGAGTGAAGCGTCGGGTAAAAGCACAACCGCCTACACGTCGCCGTCCCATCAAACTGCGCCAGCAGGCCCAGTAATTGAAGAAGGTGAATCACCGGACAACTTGAGTAACACCACCGAGGGCTCTGCCGAAAGTGTAACGAGTACTCGAGACCTGAACTCATTGGATATTCCCTCATTGCGCCGCCACCTGTATGCCACCGCTTTGCGCTTGGCGGAACATCATGGCTTGGGCGATCGCGTCATACCACTTGAAGATCACGGCATGGGTTTTTTAGTGACCGATGTCCCGCCCGCGGAACTGACGGAAACACTGGATCAGGAGATGCTCGCAATGGTGTCCTTACTGTGGTGGCAACTGGCAGCCTGCTCGGAGGTTACCGCGGCTCCCGTGGATGTCCTCCTGAATGACCTTGACGAGTTCTCGATATTGCACCGGGCACTGGCATCGCAGGATGCGGAGTTGTTGTTTAGCAATGTTTGGACGCTAGACCCTGGTCACATGGGCTGCCAGTTTTGGCAGCAGCTCAATCCCGAGGATTGGCGGCTTCTGCTGCAGATGATGGAGACTTATCGTACGCTAAAACGGTGTGCCTTTGATGCTGGCTTGGCGTTGTGGGACACCGCGGAAGGTGACAGCTGA
- the guaA gene encoding glutamine-hydrolyzing GMP synthase: protein MTDIHASRILILDFGSQYTQLIARRVREVGVYSEIRAWDISEEELREFAPSGVILSGGPESVTEEGSPRAPACLFEGNWPLLGICYGMQTMAAQLGGEVQGSDTSEFGYAQIRTAGETALLHDIRDHMTDHGDGLLDVWMSHGDKVTALPKDFSCVASTDSCPIAAMAHGSQPWFGIQFHPEVTHTLQGTRILERFVIEICGCEALWTPARIVEDAIARVRETVGGDHVLLGLSGGVDSSVVAALLHKAIGDQLTCVFVDNGLLRLHEGDQVMEMFARNMGVKVIRSDSEALFLDRLAGVSDPEEKRKIIGNTFIEVFDEEAAKIEGVRWLAQGTIYPDVIESAGAKTGKAHVIKSHHNVGGLPEDMALELVEPLRELFKDEVRKIGLELGLPHDMVFRHPFPGPGLGVRILGEVKHAYAEILRRADAIYIEELRAAGWYEKTSQAFAVFLPVKSVGVVGDARRYEYVIALRAVETVDFMTARWAHLPYELLEKVSNRIINEITGVSRVTYDVSSKPPATIEWE, encoded by the coding sequence ATGACTGATATCCACGCCAGCCGGATCCTCATTCTGGATTTTGGTTCCCAGTACACCCAGTTGATCGCCCGGCGTGTGCGGGAAGTGGGTGTGTATTCGGAGATTCGTGCCTGGGATATCAGCGAAGAAGAGCTGCGTGAGTTTGCACCCAGTGGAGTGATTCTGTCGGGAGGACCCGAGTCGGTCACGGAGGAGGGTTCTCCTCGTGCCCCTGCGTGTCTTTTCGAAGGTAATTGGCCTCTTCTGGGGATCTGCTACGGTATGCAGACCATGGCCGCACAGCTTGGCGGTGAGGTGCAGGGCTCTGATACCAGTGAGTTTGGTTACGCGCAGATCCGCACGGCGGGTGAGACGGCTCTTTTACACGATATTCGTGATCATATGACGGACCACGGCGATGGCCTCCTGGATGTGTGGATGAGTCATGGTGACAAGGTGACGGCACTTCCGAAGGATTTTTCCTGCGTGGCCTCAACTGACTCCTGTCCCATTGCGGCGATGGCACACGGTTCGCAGCCCTGGTTCGGTATCCAGTTTCACCCGGAGGTGACGCACACCCTCCAGGGCACCCGTATTCTTGAGCGTTTTGTTATAGAAATCTGCGGTTGCGAAGCGCTCTGGACTCCCGCTCGAATTGTGGAAGACGCCATCGCCCGCGTGCGCGAGACCGTAGGCGGGGATCACGTGCTTTTAGGCCTCTCGGGGGGCGTCGATTCCTCTGTGGTGGCTGCGCTCTTGCACAAGGCCATCGGCGATCAGCTCACCTGTGTGTTCGTGGATAACGGTCTGCTGCGCCTCCACGAGGGCGATCAGGTTATGGAGATGTTCGCCCGCAATATGGGGGTCAAGGTCATCCGCAGCGATTCGGAAGCGCTGTTTCTCGACCGTTTGGCGGGGGTCAGTGATCCCGAGGAGAAGCGCAAGATTATCGGCAATACTTTTATCGAGGTGTTTGACGAAGAAGCTGCAAAAATCGAGGGCGTGCGCTGGCTCGCCCAGGGCACGATTTATCCCGATGTTATCGAGTCCGCGGGCGCAAAGACCGGCAAGGCGCATGTTATTAAATCTCACCACAATGTCGGTGGGCTGCCGGAAGATATGGCTCTTGAACTGGTAGAGCCTCTGAGAGAATTGTTCAAGGACGAAGTACGCAAAATCGGACTGGAACTTGGTTTACCTCATGACATGGTATTCCGGCACCCCTTCCCGGGCCCCGGCTTGGGCGTTCGTATTCTCGGTGAGGTGAAGCACGCCTACGCGGAGATACTGCGACGGGCCGATGCTATTTACATCGAAGAGCTTCGCGCCGCCGGGTGGTACGAAAAAACCAGCCAGGCCTTTGCGGTGTTTTTACCGGTGAAGTCCGTGGGCGTCGTCGGTGATGCGCGGCGTTACGAGTACGTGATTGCTTTGCGCGCAGTAGAGACCGTGGACTTTATGACGGCGCGTTGGGCGCACCTGCCTTACGAGCTTTTGGAGAAAGTCTCCAACCGTATTATCAATGAGATCACCGGCGTGTCGAGGGTGACCTATGACGTGAGTTCGAAGCCGCCGGCGACCATTGAGTGGGAATGA
- a CDS encoding DUF2857 domain-containing protein, with the protein MSSNKEADLTSAVLLYAVRCLAEGDQQALRSMNFGPKELDALQGINLADLYRADALRVHCLKIDLDREVFWPMLAHLRHQRESEELQRTLIVADAPLDMMQQLFGMSSREYTRWRRVLTLAPSVGRPPELDETDTHTLWYAWQERVQACAEAPLAAVDYLGLYHETDIALRCIWALVQRWEAYGEPMAGAGANQVIEHGP; encoded by the coding sequence ATGTCATCAAATAAGGAAGCGGATCTCACCTCTGCCGTTCTCCTGTACGCGGTCCGTTGCTTGGCCGAAGGTGACCAGCAGGCCCTGCGAAGCATGAATTTCGGTCCCAAGGAGCTGGATGCTTTACAGGGGATCAACCTGGCTGACCTGTATCGAGCCGATGCGCTCCGCGTGCATTGTCTGAAGATAGACCTGGACAGGGAGGTGTTCTGGCCCATGCTGGCACACCTGCGCCATCAGCGGGAGTCTGAAGAGCTACAGCGCACGCTGATAGTGGCCGATGCCCCCTTGGATATGATGCAGCAGTTGTTTGGGATGAGTTCACGTGAGTACACGCGATGGCGTCGAGTGCTGACGCTCGCGCCCTCTGTGGGAAGACCGCCTGAGCTCGATGAGACCGATACCCATACACTGTGGTATGCCTGGCAGGAACGGGTTCAGGCGTGTGCGGAAGCCCCGCTGGCGGCAGTAGACTATCTCGGTCTCTACCACGAGACGGACATCGCGCTACGGTGTATTTGGGCACTGGTGCAACGGTGGGAGGCATACGGCGAGCCTATGGCAGGCGCCGGAGCGAATCAGGTCATCGAGCATGGCCCATGA
- a CDS encoding tyrosine-type recombinase/integrase, producing the protein MLTDTKLRNLKPKDKIYKVNDRDGLYVAVTPAGGISFRYNYSISGRQETLTIGRYGKRGVTLSEARERLSEAKKMIVAGKSPAREKARDKTRVKDAETFGAWAEKWMRGYQMADSTRDMRKSVYNRELKKRFGNQKLSEITHEDLRAVTDAIVERGAPATAVHAREVVMQVYRWAIERGQKVENPAELVRPTSIARFEPRDRALSPPEIGLMYRYMDRVGTSPQYRAAIKLLLLTMVRKSELSNATWSEISFSEALWTIPKERMKRRNPHLVFLSRQALDIFIALKTFAGGSEFVLPSRYDSDLPMSAATMNRVLALTYQAAQKNDEPLGKFGPHDLRRTASTLLHEAGYNTDWIEKCLAHEQKGVRAIYNKAEYREQRAAMLQDWADMIDDWTTMKRQ; encoded by the coding sequence ATGCTGACAGATACCAAGCTGCGCAACTTGAAGCCAAAGGACAAGATCTACAAGGTCAATGACCGCGATGGGCTCTACGTGGCTGTGACACCAGCGGGCGGCATTTCCTTCAGATACAACTACTCGATCAGCGGTCGACAGGAGACCTTGACGATCGGCCGGTATGGCAAGCGCGGTGTCACGTTGTCAGAAGCACGAGAGCGACTCAGCGAAGCAAAAAAGATGATCGTTGCAGGGAAGTCACCGGCCAGAGAAAAAGCACGCGACAAGACGCGCGTAAAAGATGCCGAAACGTTTGGTGCATGGGCCGAGAAATGGATGCGTGGTTATCAGATGGCTGATTCGACGCGTGACATGCGTAAGTCAGTCTACAACCGTGAATTGAAGAAGCGCTTTGGTAATCAGAAATTGTCTGAGATCACGCATGAGGATCTTCGGGCTGTAACCGATGCCATAGTAGAAAGAGGGGCGCCAGCAACAGCAGTTCACGCCCGAGAGGTGGTAATGCAGGTCTATCGTTGGGCGATCGAGCGCGGACAGAAAGTAGAGAATCCTGCGGAGCTGGTTCGGCCTACCAGTATCGCCAGGTTTGAACCTCGCGATCGGGCTTTGAGTCCTCCAGAGATTGGTCTGATGTATCGGTACATGGACCGAGTTGGAACGTCGCCCCAATATAGAGCTGCTATCAAGTTGCTGTTGCTGACCATGGTGAGGAAGTCCGAGCTGTCCAACGCTACTTGGTCGGAGATCAGTTTCAGCGAAGCGCTTTGGACGATTCCAAAAGAGCGTATGAAACGACGCAATCCGCACTTGGTGTTTCTGTCTCGTCAGGCGTTGGATATTTTTATCGCACTCAAGACTTTTGCCGGCGGTTCTGAATTCGTACTTCCCTCTCGGTATGATTCAGACTTGCCTATGAGTGCAGCAACGATGAATCGCGTTCTAGCATTGACCTACCAGGCGGCACAAAAGAATGATGAACCGCTTGGGAAATTCGGTCCTCACGACCTGCGTCGCACGGCCAGCACACTACTGCACGAGGCTGGGTATAACACCGACTGGATTGAAAAGTGTCTTGCACACGAGCAGAAAGGCGTGCGGGCGATCTATAACAAAGCCGAGTACCGGGAGCAGCGGGCTGCGATGTTACAAGATTGGGCAGATATGATTGACGATTGGACTACTATGAAGCGGCAGTAA
- a CDS encoding helix-turn-helix transcriptional regulator yields MDAGTQNRPSKTLINRKTLLAMIPLSDRAIYNMEKRGDFPRRIVLTSRNVAWDLAEVEDWIESRIESEDPAHRPGFTAAS; encoded by the coding sequence ATGGATGCTGGAACCCAAAACCGCCCAAGCAAGACATTAATAAACCGAAAAACACTTCTGGCGATGATCCCACTGTCAGATCGCGCCATTTACAACATGGAAAAACGCGGCGACTTTCCGCGCCGAATCGTACTAACAAGTCGCAATGTTGCGTGGGACCTGGCCGAGGTAGAGGATTGGATTGAGTCGCGCATAGAGTCCGAGGATCCAGCACACCGTCCTGGATTTACTGCCGCTTCATAG
- a CDS encoding S24 family peptidase, which produces MTRKHIPIRLKNLEALIREAGSAVRLARAAGTNSSYLSQVRNQLPTKKGTPRAIGDDLASKLEAAMNKPPGWMDEEHPTGPDLTAERDESNTGSQHRLIPWDQVGKGHDISEDLPPPYGTTLLRCPVECSPETFVLRVRGASMEPKFREGELIFVDPQAPVEHGKFVVVRLEESNEVTFKQLILEEGKKYLKTLNPDWPNRIIEVNPDTPICGVIIFKGEAL; this is translated from the coding sequence ATGACAAGAAAACATATCCCTATTCGACTCAAGAACCTTGAGGCCCTCATTCGCGAAGCGGGTTCAGCCGTGCGCCTGGCGCGTGCCGCAGGAACCAACAGCTCCTACCTCAGTCAGGTGCGCAATCAGCTCCCTACCAAGAAGGGAACTCCGCGCGCAATCGGGGATGATCTGGCGTCCAAATTAGAGGCGGCGATGAACAAGCCTCCAGGGTGGATGGACGAGGAACACCCTACTGGCCCAGATCTGACAGCCGAGCGCGACGAATCCAATACAGGCAGTCAGCATCGGTTAATACCGTGGGACCAGGTCGGCAAGGGGCACGATATTTCAGAAGACCTGCCACCCCCATACGGCACAACGCTTTTACGGTGTCCCGTAGAATGTAGCCCGGAGACCTTTGTGCTGCGCGTGCGCGGTGCGAGCATGGAGCCCAAATTCCGGGAGGGCGAATTGATTTTCGTTGACCCACAGGCACCAGTCGAACACGGTAAGTTTGTCGTGGTTCGGCTGGAAGAGTCCAATGAGGTGACGTTCAAGCAACTGATCCTGGAAGAAGGAAAGAAGTATCTCAAAACGCTGAACCCGGACTGGCCCAATCGCATTATTGAGGTGAACCCGGACACCCCGATTTGCGGTGTCATTATCTTCAAGGGAGAGGCGCTCTGA